The Sebastes umbrosus isolate fSebUmb1 chromosome 23, fSebUmb1.pri, whole genome shotgun sequence genome contains a region encoding:
- the cntn1b gene encoding contactin 1b, producing the protein MASTALLLLTLSSSVSLTVAVLFGEPRIYGDDATGYGPIFEEEPVDVVYTEDSPDARISMNCRARANPPASYRWRRDNWEIKLMEQPDEHYSLVGGNLVITNPRQKKHAGTYLCVARNIYGTVISKEARVKFGFVEEFPQEERDPVYVKEGQGAVLLCAPPKVWPQEVTYRWIFNEFPVFLYTDRRRFVSQKTGNLYISKVESQDAGNYSCFVSSPVTGKSVFSKFIPLIPLPPDEGEARKYPADIRVKFPDTTAMLASNITLECFALGNPIPHIVWRKVDHTDLPPTHEISESGAVLHLYNVQYEDVGGYECEAINTKGKDWHKAWLYVESAPEWAETINNTQMDIGSEHSMRCVASGKPFPFIRWYKDGYMYGKGELKFSSLTFDDSGMYQCLAENYWGIKYANAELRVIACAPTFEFNPVKKQLLGAKDGLVVIECKPRAAPRPRYTWTKGKEHLFNNSRISIMFDGSLEILNATSNDEGVYTCFAENDRGKANSSGYLTITEATIITEPPEDTEVMVGDEVVLRCAASYDPMLDISFIWSIDFRVIDFDSEWEHYERIMSDDGSGDLRIKNVQIWHEGRYICLTQTVVDSDSAYTDLKVVGVPGPPGVIRVEEIGDTMVKLLWTKGSEHNSPILSYTIQTRHFWALNEDDWKDASTIPTFLDGNMEKAEVTDLYPWMEYQFRIIATNEHGSGEASIPSLKIKTWDASPVVSPMDVAGYGGRNGEIVITWTPVEPWYFYGKKFGYIVAFKPHDAYDWWYETISDPETRRYVHRDTYFVITAEDFQVREFQVKIQSFNVKGNGPYSLTKVIYYPRDVPVESPTDVYARPVSSTEALVWWLPVVDTGTGLQQYIEGYQVKYWRKYDDPEPGAHRIFVAATVNQTRLENMLPDSHYLIEVRAFNGAGLGPPGEHCEMFTKRPPPPDPPRMWRYVTWTGQWMYVWWDHIQYDWFGNISFPLYYKVMFRKTGYIYGKVYVTGWHFMDFPMPQFGDYELMVRGRYEGGDGPVRKIRIKGKASMITPTLSLVSLVLLALCIAGLEI; encoded by the exons ATGGCTTCCACTGCTTTACTGCTCCTGACCCtgtcctcctccgtctccctcACAG TGGCGGTCCTGTTCGGCGAGCCTAGAATCTATGGAG ATGATGCGACTGGATATGGCCCTATCTTTGAGGAGGAGCCGGTGGATGTGGTCTACACCGAAGACTCGCCCGATGCGAGAATCTCAATGAACTGCAGGGCACGAGCAAATCCGCCTGCTTCATACAG GTGGCGGCGTGATAACTGGGAAATCAAGCTGATGGAGCAGCCAGACGAGCACTACAGCCTTGTGGGGGGGAACCTGGTTATCACCAACCCCAGACAGAAGAAGCATGCTGGGACGTACTTGTGCGTGGCAAGGAACATCTACGGCACCGTCATCAGCAAGGAGGCCAGGGTCAAGTTTGGAT TCGTGGAGGAGTTTCCCCAGGAGGAAAGAGACCCGGTGTATGTCAAAGAAGGACAGGGGGCTGTTCTGCTGTGTGCCCCTCCAAAAGTCTGGCCAC aGGAGGTGACCTACCGCTGGATCTTCAACGAGTTCCCAGTTTTCCTGTACACGGATCGCCGTCGGTTTGTCTCCCAGAAGACGGGGAACTTGTACATCTCCAAAGTGGAATCTCAGGACGCGGGAAACTACTCCTGCTTTGTTTCCAGCCCCGTCACCGGGAAGAGCGTCTTCTCAAAGTTCATCCCCCTCATCCCCTTACCCCCTGATGAAG GTGAGGCGAGAAAGTACCCAGCAGACATCAGGGTGAAGTTCCCAGATACTACTGCCATGCTGGCCTCTAATATTACATTGGAGTGCTTTGCTCTGGGAAA tccCATCCCTCATATTGTTTGGAGGAAGGTGGACCACACAGACCTCCCACCCACTCATGAGATCAGTGAATCGGGGGCTGTGCTTCATCTGTACAATGTACAGTACGAAGACGTGGGAGGGTACGAGTGTGAAGCCAtcaacactaaaggaaaggactGGCACAAGGCCTGGCTGTATGTGGAGT CTGCTCCAGAGTGGGCGGAAACCATCAACAACACTCAGATGGACATCGGCTCTGAGCACTCCATGCGCTGTGTGGCATCAGGGAAGCCCTTCCCTTTCATCCGCTGGTACAAAGATGGatatatg tATGGGAAGGGAGAGTTGAAGTTTTCCAGTCTCACTTTTGATGACTCAGGAATGTACCAGTGTCTCGCTGAGAACTACTGGGGCATCAAATACGCCAACGCTGAGCTGCGAGTCATCG CCTGTGCTCCCACATTCGAGTTTAACCCCGTGAAGAAGCAGCTTCTCGGGGCTAAAGATGGCCTCGTGGTGATCGAGTGTAAACCCCGAGCTGCTCCTAGACCGCGGTACACCTGGACAAAGGGCAAAGAGCACCTCTTCAATAATTCACG CATTTCCATCATGTTCGATGGGAGTCTGGAGATCCTCAACGCCACCAGCAATGACGAGGGAGTGTACACATGCTTCGCCGAGAATGACAGAGGAAAGGCCAATAGCTCTGGCTATCTCACCATCACAG AGGCTACCATCATCACAGAACCGCCTGAAGACACCGAGGTGATGGTCGGCGATGAGGTGGTTCTGAGGTGCGCCGCTTCATACGACCCCATGCTGGACATCTCATTCATCTGGTCCATAGACTTCAGGGTCATCGACTTTGACTCCGAGTGGGAACACTACGAACGCATCATG AGTGACGATGGCAGCGGTGATCTGAGAATAAAGAACGTCCAGATTTGGCATGAAGGTCGCTACATCTGCCTGACTCAGACAGTGGTGGACAGCGATAGTGCATACACTGACCTCAAGGTTGTAG GTGTTCCAGGGCCTCCCGGTGTGATCCGGGTGGAAGAAATCGGGGATACGATGGTGAAGCTGTTGTGGACTAAAGGATCGGAGCACAACAGCCCTATTCTCTCCTACACCATTCAGACCAGACACTTCTGGGCCCTGAATGAAGACGACTGGAAGGACGCCAGCACCA TTCCAACCTTTCTTGATGGCAATATGGAGAAGGCAGAAGTGACAGATCTGTACCCCTGGATGGAGTATCAGTTCAGGATCATCGCCACCAACGAGCACGGCTCCGGAGAGGCCAGCATCCCCTCCCTCAAGATCAAAACCTGGGATGCTT CTCCAGTGGTTTCTCCCATGGATGTAGCGGGTTACGGAGGTAGAAATGGCGAGATCGTCATCACATGGACT CCCGTGGAGCCGTGGTATTTCTATGGCAAAAAGTTTGGCTACATTGTGGCATTCAAGCCTCATGACGCTTACGACTGGTGGTACGAGACCATTTCAGACCCCGAGACGAGGCGTTACGTCCACAGGGACACTTACTTCGTTATCACTGCTGAAGATTTCCAGGTCAGAGAATTTCAGGTGAAGATCCAGTCATTTAATGTGAAAGGAAACGGACCATACAGCCTCACCAAGGTCATCTACTACCCAAGAGATG TACCTGTAGAGTCTCCAACAGACGTCTATGCCAGGCCGGTGTCCTCCACTGAAGCTCTGGTCTGGTGGTTGCCAGTGGTCGACACTGGTACAGGCCTGCAGCAGTACATTGAGGGATACCAG GTCAAATACTGGAGAAAGTACGATGACCCGGAGCCGGGAGCGCACCGTATATTTGTCGCAGCCACAGTCAACCAGACCAGGTTGGAGAACATGCTGCCAGACTCGCACTACCTCATTGAGGTCCGTGCCTTCAACGGAGCCGGCCTTGGACCTCCTGGTGAACACTGTGAGATGTTCACAAAGAGACCAC CACCACCAGACCCTCCCAGGATGTGGCGCTATGTTACCTGGACAGGCCAGTGGATGTATGTGTGGTGGGATCATATCCAGTATGACTGGTTTGGCAATATTTCCTTCCCACTGTACTACAAG GTCATGTTCAGAAAGACGGGCTACATCTATGGGAAAGTCTACGTCACTGGCTGGCACTTCATGGACTTCCCCATGCCTCAGTTTGGAGACTATGAGCTGATGGTACGCGGCCGTTATGAAGGAGGGGACGGCCCAGTCAGGAAGATTAGGATCAAGG GTAAAGCATCAATGATCACGCCCACTCTAAGCCTGGTGTCTTTGGTGCTGCTGGCGCTGTGCATTGCGGGATTGGAAATTTAA